Genomic window (Rosa chinensis cultivar Old Blush chromosome 6, RchiOBHm-V2, whole genome shotgun sequence):
GACTCTTCTTCAAAAAGATCAAAATTTTATATGGTGTAAATCTCGTCTCTTCCAATACATTTTGTTTCTTATCTCAGGTAGAAGAGTCAAAGAATAGCAGGGATCCACCTACTGGTTTTGCTTTAATAAGACCTCCAAGACACCATGCAATTTCAAAGGGTCTGATggggttttgtgtgtttggaaaTATTGCAATTGCAGCTCATTATGCTCAATGTGCACATGGCTTGAAGGGTGTCTTTATAATTGATTTTGATGTTCACCACGGGAATGGGACAAATGATGCTTTCTATGAGGATCTGGATATATTCTTCCTTTCAACTCACCAAGTAAGTAACAATTTTCGATACATTGTCTgttcaaatttatttatatgTTCTTGTTATGCTAGTCTAGATTTGAAGTTTACTCCATTAATGACTGCTAATGGTAGTGTGAATATAGCCCTTGAAGTATGGATCtagaaaatttcaaattcatctGTGTGGAAGGGATAGCTTGGCATAACTTaatctcatttttatttttgttttgcagaAAGTAGTGCAAAGATGGCCTTGCTTATGGAATGGTACACAATGACTGTTTTACTTATTTGCAAGCCTTTTGTTTTGTGTATGGAGAAGTTTAGGCCATATGTCCCCTTCCCCCTACTCTTTGTACACTTTTGATCAAAAATAGTATTAATGAGAAGTTTCTTTTGGTTACCACTTGTATTCTCATTGTGATAATTTTCTAGTGAAGAAACTAATTTATGCACATAAGAAGCAAACCACTTTTAAactagaaattgaagcaaaaagaATGAAAAGTCAACAACTTAATATAACAAACTGATGTCATAAATGACGAAGAACATCAGTTATATCTATAGAACAGATGTCTAATATTGATATATAAATCAATTTCTTTTGTAAAACGATGTCACAAGAGGAAACAAAATACCGATGTCTGGAGTCATTTTATACATCGAGACGTTATAAGAAACTGATGTCTAGAGTTATTTttaacatcggctaaaaaccgatgtctgggttttcatgatttttaacatcacccactaagacatcggacgattttttttttaacatcggtttctggccgatgtCAAAgaccaaaattctagtagttaGTCATACGGCAGATTTGGATCATATGCAGGGAGAGCTAGCATTTAGTTAGTGTATTATTCCAATAATTGACTAAATCGACCGAGCCACCTCTGGCtagtttgtttcttcttttaggCACTAATTGGATATTTTATGTTAGGAAGTTTTGACATTGAGTTTGTGTCGAGCAGCTCCATGAGGAATAAGACAATCCACTATGATTGGGATCCGTTTGATTTCCAGAAGGCTTACAACCATATGGAAAACTTTTTTAATATATCTGGTGGCTCAAGTCAATCAAGGTTACAGTACTAGCATTAATCTTGTTCTATTCAACAAGAACAATTCCTAGGAATTTCCCATTTTCTAGGGGTCGAAGCCGTACTCTGATCCGCCATAGTAATACTTAACTCTAAGGATCCTCGAGTCTGCCTAGAATTTCCTGGAAATGCATGTTTACTTACCAAACTAAGAAATTGACAACGTAGGACAAATATATATTATGTCATTTTCTCTTTTGCACCATCAATTACAGTCTGGATTAGCAGTATTTAATTAGCATCAACATTTCTTGACCTTCATATGATTTTCTTCAACATTGAacgttgttctttttttttgtatctttCTACGTTTAGGACCCTCTATACTTCCAAGTCTATCTAATTTGGATGGTTATTTTAACTTCATTAGATTGAACGAAGCACAACTATGTTTATTCTTTTCGTATTTTGAATATTCTTACcgtctctttatatatatatatttaagacTTTCAAGTACTCTCATGCCGGCCATCACCACATTTTGTATCAATAATATTGAACTATGATCTACAAAAAGTATCCTTCCAATCTTAAGAAGATTGCTCTTActatctttttcttgtttctttcttcACCAGTTTCCTTGGCCAAGCCACAGAACAAAACCATTATCCCGGTGAAAGTGGGGGTTATTCTTGGTGACCTTGAACATTCAGTGACCGAGGAGATATGGTTGAGTTGCATAAAATTGGCCATCTCAGACTTCTATGCTTCTCATGTTCATTACAAAACAAGGCTGGTCTTGAACATCAGGGAATCCAAAAATAATATTGTTGCTGCAGCTGCCAAAGGtaattttttaaatataatGAATGATACATTGATAGACCAGCCTTTCTAATTTCCATCCGATGCATATGTACGTTACTTGtggattttgaaattctttttCATTGAATCATGTACAGCCCTAGATCTGATAAAGAATGAAAAAGTGAAAGCTATAATTGGGCCAGTGACATCGATGGAGACTAGCTTTGTTATTAGTCTCGGAGAGGAAGCTCGAGTGCCAATCATTTCATTTTCTGCAACAAGCCCTTCTCTTACTTCTCTCAGTAGCCCTTACTTTTTCCAGTTTGCACAGAATGACTCATCCCAAGTAAAAGCCATAAGCGCCATTGTAAAACATTTTGGGTGGAGACATGTTGTGCCTATCTACGTAGACACTTCATCCGGGGAGGCAGTCATACCATACTTAATTGATGCCCTGGAAGAGGTTAATGCTCGTGTACCTTATCGCAGTGTTATTTCCCCAACTGCAACCGATGATCAGATCGAAAAAGAGCTTTACAAGTTGAAGACAATGCAAACTAGGGTCTTTGTTCTGCACATGACGCCTGAACTATGTTCTAGGCTAGTTCACAAGGCAAATGAGATTGGAATGATGACTGAGGGCTATGTTTGGATCACAACCAATGGGTTAACGAATAGTTTAAAGACTATCGATTTTGAGTTCCTTGATTTGATTGACGGAGTATTAGGTGTAGAAACTTATATCCCAAAACAACTTCAACAGTTCATGTCACGATTGCATCGGCAGATTCAAAAATACACTACAGTCCGTTTAAACTTGGATGTTTTCGGACTTTGGGCGTATGATGCTACTTTTGCACTAGCCATGGCTATTGAACAAGTATATGGGAATACAACTAGTGTTGTCCCCCAAGACTTAAATGTTGCTTCCAATAAACTGACTGATCTTGAAAGTGTTGCGGTTTCTCGAGATGGTCCACAACTTCGCCAAGCTCTGTTAACTACTAGATTTCAAGGCATTGCTGGAGATTTCAGCCTTATTGATGGGCAACTTCAATCATCAACTTTTCAGATTGTGAATATAAACGGTGGTGCATCAAGGAAAATAGGATTTTGGACACCGCAACATGGACTGGTGAACAAGACATTCCTCAGTTCCAATATTGGACCTATTATATGGCCGGGAGATTCTCTCTCTGTTCCAAAAGGATGGGAGATCCCAACGAATGGGATTAAACTGAAAATAGGAGTTCCTGTGAAGGATGGTTTTATTGAGCTTGTTAAGGTAACAACAGATCCAAGCACTAACACTACAGATGTCACGGGCTTCAGTATTGATGTCTTCAAGGCAGCAGTAGAAATGTTACCATATGCTCTTCCTTATGACTTTGTTCCCTTCACCAATCCTGATGGCACCAACACCGGGCTCACTTACAATGATTTGTGCGATCAAGTACATCTCGGGGTAAAATTTCTCATCTTTAATACGACTCAGTAGTTCATACTATTAGTCATATTATACAATGACATACTTATATTATGTGCATTGAGGTATTTGATATGGATTATTGATAACTCATCAataacaaatatatatttttcatagaatttcGATGCCGTGGTTGGAATGCCATACACAGAAGCTGGTGTGGTCATGGTTGCGCCTGTAAAAGATATCAAGAGACAAAGTGCATGGACTTTCTTGAAGCCTTGGAGATGGGACCTTTGGCTAACAATTGCttgtttctttctcttcatTGGCTTTGTGGTTTGGGTTCTTGAACATCGAATTAATAAACATTTTCGAGGTCCTCCAGCATATCAAGTTGGCACAAGTATTTGGTACTCCTTCTCCACCATGGTTTTTGCACAGCGTAATAATTCTCCAAGATCTCTCAAATTTCAAGTTATTTCATAATCTCAAAGTATTcactagtaattttttttttaagtaaacttTTCAACTAACCATTTCCTTGTGCTTTTGACAGCGGCAAGAGTTTATAGCAACTTGGCTAGATTCGTGATGACTGTATGGATATTTGTTGTGTTAGTACTGACAATAAATTACACAGCCAGTCTAACATCACTTTATACAGTCGAAAAATTTCAGCCCACTGTTACCACTCTAAATGATCTATTACGAAATGGGGATAATGTTGGCTATGTAAGAAATTATGTTCGTGGTATCTTGAATCAAGTAGGGTTTGACAATTCCAAGCTTAAGGCTTTTGATACTATGGAAGAAATTGATGAAGCTCTTTCTAAAGGGAGTGCAAATGGTGGTATTGCCGCTGTTGTTGATGAAAGCCCCAACATGAAGATTTTTATTGCAAAGTATTGCAAGAAATATACCATGCTGGGACCCTTCTTCAAAACTGATGGCTTTGCTTTTGTAAGAACTCTCTCCTTCATTTACATACATGTTtatgtgtgagtgtgtgtgtgcatGTGCGAGCGCGCATATgtattttctttaattatttaGCTGAGTGTTTGCAGGTGTTTCCTAAACATTCCCCCCTTGTACGCGATGTTTCACAAGCACTCCTAAATGTTACAGAAGGAGAATTGATAATGAACATTGAAAACAAATGGTTTAAGAAGGAAAGCCATTGTCAAGATCTGAATACCAATGTTTCTAGCAAAAGTCTTGGCACTGACAGTTTTTGGGTCCTCTTCGTCTTTGTCGGGTTGGTTTCAACACTAGCTCTCATCATATTTGTAGCTTCCTTCATTTATAGGCATAGGCATGTATTGGTGCACTCGGATACTGATTCAAAACCCTCGACATCGGAAAAGGTTCGAGCGATGTTCAAAATTTTCAACGAGAAAGACCTTAACTATCACACTTTTAAAACCAAGCAGCCACAAGAGACGGCTGAGGCCTCATCGAACAATAATAGCTGCCCAAGAAGTCCAGTTCTCCACCACAATCCAAACCATAGGGATTCATATTCTGTTTTCGATATAGAGCAACCGCAATATGAGTCTCCAGAAGAAGCTCTTGCTACTACTGATGATGTTGTCACAGTTCAAGAAATGCACAGAACCACTCCGTGACCGTGTATATATATTCACATGGTTGTGTTACAATATCATACATACATCCTACgatgaattgttttctttatttgagtAAATACATATTGTTGTAAAACAGACaaatttttgagagagagagagagagtttggacacagagaatcagattgtatccattcatctcaccatgagggggtttatatagaagtacatgatgtatacaaataggcaacgtttaatagcaacgtcaattactcctattcacaatcctatcaatcactaatttATAGTGAAAGacatatatgactctccatctatttacatgatattagccataattatttacaacactcccccttggatatttcatgtcaatagtgttgcctaggctgagcgcttctaagttgcctcgtcaaaaaccttgccaagtaataaaaaccctgtgggaaaaaaacaacattggtcgaaggagaaaaagagcacaacgcgcatgaatgtggagtagtcgtatcacaatagagataggtgaagtcttcttatcagcatcataagtagatagtatgtctacgagagggatgcattagagttgctacaccaaaaccttgcccggtaaacccagtgggagaaacccgtggtcgaagggaaaagatgagcaaatgcatatatgtcaaatcaaagcatcttcaggatgtactataattggggtgaccatgctaaagatgtgcctcgttaaaaccttgccagataacaaaacctagtgggacaaaataaccttagacgaaggacaaaaagagtacacgtgGTCAAGTgagtatgcttcaggatactccccctgatttcgactccccttGAAAATTACAAGTTAGGTAATTCaaatagtttacgtagaccaatatcttgaacatgcttctggaatgtatactttggtagtgacttggtgaagaggtctgcatgattgtcttcagatcaaatctgcttaatatcaatcttctgatgctcttgttgttgttgattgaaggagaacttcggtacaatatgtttggtgttgtctcctttgatgaaacttgtctttatctgctctatgtaagcagcattatcctcgtagataatggttggttcatcagtggtggaatgcagtccacatgtgcttcgaacatgctttgtaatgGCTCTTAGCCCTGTACATTCACATATTGCTTCTTGAAGAGCTAGTAGTATCttagcatgattcgaagagatagcaacaagtgtctatttcatagacctccaagaaattacagtattcccaatggtaaagacataaccagtttgggaacgtgccttgtgcgggtctgatagatagtctatatcagcatatccaacaaggtgagcatcattctgaggatcaaggggatttgatccattccttgatgcatagggatagaataagcccatatctgccgtacctctaaggtagcgaaaaatgtcttttatgccattccagtggcagcgtgttggcgcagagctatatctaggtaacaagttcacatcgaataaGATGTCCTTTCTAGAGcattaagccaagtacaataatgtgcctattccACTTAGATATAGGACTTCtagcaccaatatctcttcttTATCATTTGCAAGATGATACGGTTCTTtctagacttcagacgaccataggtgtgcttgcttttatcctcattaaagtgtCTTAACATCTTTTGgaatgtaatttggttgatggaccaaatttttcatctcaaattctgacttcaggtgctttgcagtttccttgatctcttcaggaatatcaatcaaattcatgtctttgacatagatcgctataattgcaaacctggaacttgtttccttaataaacacgcatgggtatagtttattattcacatatcccatcccgatcaaatattcacttagacggttataccacttccgtctagattgtttcaatccataaagtgaacgcctcaaaactaatggagagcgtgttccgtggtctagaactatttgcatcaggtatcataagtccttcaggaactttcatgtatatctatgtatcgtgatccccatagagataagttacgaccacattcataagctgcatattcagtttttcggaaactaccaaactggaaaggtagtggaacgttatgacatccattataggagaatacgtctcctcgtaatcaatcacagggcatTTGAGAAAATCCTTGCGCCACTAGatgagccttgtgtatcacaatctcgtttttctcattacacttCCTTATacatacccatttaaattctacgggtttaacatggggaggtgtgggaacaacaggtccaaacacctttctctttgtcaaggaatctaattcgacctggattgcttatttccctttttagccagtcgtctcttcattgatattgatcaacaaagcaaggttcaaTTTCATTGCTTGTTAcagtttcggtggccaccgcaaatacaaacacatcatcgatgatgatctcattccaattacaaatctcactaaatttaccgagatttctctattctcgggagtgggttcaaatgttggagcgtcccccaacatagtctcttctaggacatacccataatccggatttatctcgtgAGATGAATCGGTTTGAGCTTTcgatgtcaagaggattcgtttgtgccaagtttaccctcttctagggataagaatccttcgaacctaatggtctacctcacttcagGGCAAGGACATATGATTGGTTAGCCGCTATGGTCGTACTTCGTCCATCTGTGAtgacacatcctacagggacgtctatccttgcaagcacatttgcagcaggtatatatgatatcgtcactttagctagatcagagaaagcatctggcatattttgggctacac
Coding sequences:
- the LOC112174815 gene encoding glutamate receptor 2.8; protein product: MIYKKYPSNLKKIALTIFFLFLSSPVSLAKPQNKTIIPVKVGVILGDLEHSVTEEIWLSCIKLAISDFYASHVHYKTRLVLNIRESKNNIVAAAAKALDLIKNEKVKAIIGPVTSMETSFVISLGEEARVPIISFSATSPSLTSLSSPYFFQFAQNDSSQVKAISAIVKHFGWRHVVPIYVDTSSGEAVIPYLIDALEEVNARVPYRSVISPTATDDQIEKELYKLKTMQTRVFVLHMTPELCSRLVHKANEIGMMTEGYVWITTNGLTNSLKTIDFEFLDLIDGVLGVETYIPKQLQQFMSRLHRQIQKYTTVRLNLDVFGLWAYDATFALAMAIEQVYGNTTSVVPQDLNVASNKLTDLESVAVSRDGPQLRQALLTTRFQGIAGDFSLIDGQLQSSTFQIVNINGGASRKIGFWTPQHGLVNKTFLSSNIGPIIWPGDSLSVPKGWEIPTNGIKLKIGVPVKDGFIELVKVTTDPSTNTTDVTGFSIDVFKAAVEMLPYALPYDFVPFTNPDGTNTGLTYNDLCDQNFDAVVGMPYTEAGVVMVAPVKDIKRQSAWTFLKPWRWDLWLTIACFFLFIGFVVWVLEHRINKHFRGPPAYQVGTSIWYSFSTMVFAQPARVYSNLARFVMTVWIFVVLVLTINYTASLTSLYTVEKFQPTVTTLNDLLRNGDNVGYVRNYVRGILNQVGFDNSKLKAFDTMEEIDEALSKGSANGGIAAVVDESPNMKIFIAKYCKKYTMLGPFFKTDGFAFVFPKHSPLVRDVSQALLNVTEGELIMNIENKWFKKESHCQDLNTNVSSKSLGTDSFWVLFVFVGLVSTLALIIFVASFIYRHRHVLVHSDTDSKPSTSEKVRAMFKIFNEKDLNYHTFKTKQPQETAEASSNNNSCPRSPVLHHNPNHRDSYSVFDIEQPQYESPEEALATTDDVVTVQEMHRTTP